One Xiphophorus maculatus strain JP 163 A chromosome 10, X_maculatus-5.0-male, whole genome shotgun sequence genomic region harbors:
- the LOC102219373 gene encoding alpha-tectorin-like isoform X29, which translates to MAGRILLPLLLLSATAGVATQTTTASETTQAGISTQRQAGVSTQSQAGISTQRQAGVSTQSQAGLSTQRQAGVSTQSQAGVSTQSQAGISTQRQAGVSTQSQAGISTQRQAGVSTQSQAGLSTQRQAGVTSQSQAGMTNQSQAGLSTQRQAGVSTQSQAGVTNQSQAGLSTQQQAGVSTQSQAGFSTQRQAGVSTQSQAGLSTQQQAGVSTQSQAGFSTQRQAGVSTQSQAGVTNQSQAGLSTQRQAGVTSQSQAGLSTQQQAGVSTQSQAGVSTQSQAGFSTQRQAGVSTQSQAGVTNQSQAGFSTQRQAGVSTQSQAGVTNQSQAGLSTQQQAGVTSQSQAGLSTQRQAGVSTQSQAGLSTQRQAGMTNQSQAGLSTQQQAGVSTQSQAGLSTQRQAGVSTQSQAGMTNQSQAGLSTQQQAGVSTQSQAGLSTQRQAGVSTQSQAGVTNQSQAGLSTQRQAGVSTQSQAGLSTQRQAGVSTQSQAGLSTQQQAGVSTQSQAGVSTQSQAGMSTQSQAGVSTQRQAGVTPQSQGPLYPIAGTISSQSDDGSSPAISLLRSFNYFGQSYSQIYVNHNGDLTFDAPWYSYTPQRFPMYGSKDVIAPFWTDLDNRGNGDIYYIQYTSGSILQQVTQDINRYFPALNFQANWVFIATWHEVAYFPTTGTQTTFQAVLTTNGQYSFVLMNYGSIASTSRYVQAGYDTISSSHHFTIPGSFSSDATGPNSTFSLGSNVNVPGRWAFRVDHGSLVCNFNGQPVQLGDSFWSDSTCAQKCICTRAGLQCSNNPCSFSQICRPAAFQYSCQTVQRQTCTVTGDPHYYTFDNSVFHFQGTCTYVLSEQCQNGLPYYRVEGKNGHQGSTHVSWTVLVKVFVHDENIELVKGHQSQAKVNGSFVSTPFSLRNGSIQVYQSGFSVIISTDFGLMVSYDRFLYVRISLPYTYQNSTCGLCGNFNNRPEDDFRTREGEVVSSDVDFANSWKAAGDDEPGCDPHCSGLACAGCTAAQTALYRNSAHCGILENSTGPFAACHQQLPPRSFVDSCVYDLCVSGGYQPILCQALNVYSSQCQQNGIQPQSWRRSGFCEIPCPANSHFEAQGTGCPSTCVNPNSTNNCPLPNQESCVCNSGYLLSGGVCVPHSDCGCSFEGHYYRSGETVILDADCGRRCTCRFGSMTCSSHTCGQHESCRVEDGVRGCRPNSFATCWTRGPGSYNTFDGVMYQYPGACRLTLAKVMGSSDRTHFMITVEKVPQGPQGFSNVLKFEAQGTQVAIEMSNTSTVKVDGQLTRLPFSSGSNRIRIFQSSTHSVILRTAFGVTLQTVWPHFVRVTAPGVYSGLLGGLCGNYNADQNDDFRTPNGTLVTDSQMFGDSWRDGSLADHCVESRPRNPATNLRSSEYCGVLTSPTGPFTSCWAAVNPWQQVDACVEILQGSRDPASTLCEVLRDYALMCQHNDGSLGQWRNATGCVPTCPSNSHYELCGSSCPSSCPSLSFPFTCDTQCQEGCQCNDGFVLNGNQCVPPTSCGCFHDGRYRQAGEQFWDGEACQSFCTCNGVTGVVQCSPNSCGPQESCHVVGGEFGCHPNPHGTCSASGDPHYLTFDGKAYDFQGTCRYVLATVCNDTVDLHQFSVKAKNEPWFGLPVSITAEVVVDVLGYEVRMSRGNIGTVEVNGITRNLPIVFNGSLSIFGSGSQTFVNAAFGLSVMYDGSSTVSISVPPSYRGNMCGLCGNFNGNQTDDFHTPSGALSNTADAFGAAWKVPGNHTCSDGCGSSCAQCNDDRSARAQCEVIRAADGPFSFCHEEVDPAPYFSDCVFDVCVSGNRGSDLLCRALETYVSACQSANVRIYPWRQNTTCRTECPANSHYELCGTDCGHTCASSIDAACDHVCSEGCFCDEGFSRSGTSCVPVESCGCQHDGFYFNAGESFWTDGCSQQCECQAPNVLICSPSSCTPTQECTIRDGQLGCYDAMSTCTVLGDPHYITFDGALTHFQGSCSYVITESLRHSNNETQYKVVATNKHRGNNFVSFVSSVDIFLSNHPESAHVRLGPNKRVKVNGAEVSLPTTAGTFGQVMRQGSYIVFNAADVVVQFDGSSTLLVRMGRNYQNRVSGMCGNFNGDPNDDKVLPNGTLAQNDNQFGHSWKSETSQEGCGSTDQRSGDGLSDCRFIEEYKELCRVITNTSGPFSSCHLHSNPQPFFTSCVYDLCLYTPANGMLCSAVSAYEKTCTNLGLSIPNWRSPLRCAETDPCEQLDCAEYEWCGKKNGVYGCFCDEQHHRPNNESYDSNIECSSSSGTMSVSRCQLFEAGFHSSALHLHDSSCNGTLQDGRLIFHFDNDGHLCGTALRSNGTHFMYENTIQGHVDPHGGLISRERNLHLDFSCVYPLAQALSMAVGINPVESILRKKLPVGTGSYSVRMIPYEDEGFHFPLSTNGNIELEVDQMFYMEVRTEGVDQRQFATVLDSCWATPVNQANYPVRWDLIASQCPNPEDGTVEVIQNGVSTVSRFSFRMFSFTNHTQIYLHCSVHLCLLRNNNCRAHCYPGYHTLFKRDVSYHDSSALSIGPLVLVAQPNTGGLIQRNGVNRKISTSDGTGHLASIVTLIVSLLMTRILVN; encoded by the exons ctGGATTGTCAACTCAACAACAAG ctGGAGTGTCAACTCAAAGTCAAG ctGGAGTGTCAACTCAAAGTCAAG ctgGATTTTCAACTCAGCGTCAAG ctGGAGTGTCAACTCAAAGTCAAG ctGGAGTGACAAATCAAAGTCAAG ctgGATTTTCAACTCAGCGTCAAG ctGGAGTGTCAACTCAAAGTCAAG ctGGAGTGACAAATCAAAGTCAAG ctGGATTGTCAACTCAACAACAAG ctGGAGTGACATCTCAAAGTCAAG ctgGATTGTCAACTCAGCGTCAAG ctGGAGTGTCAACACAAAGTCAAG ctgGATTGTCAACTCAGCGTCAAG ctGGAATGACAAATCAAAGTCAAG ctGGATTGTCAACTCAACAACAAG ctGGAGTGTCAACTCAAAGTCAAG ctgGATTGTCAACTCAGCGTCAAG ctGGAGTGTCAACTCAAAGTCAAG ctGGAATGACAAATCAAAGTCAAG ctgGATTGTCAACTCAACAACAAG ctGGAGTGTCAACACAAAGTCAAG ctgGATTGTCAACTCAGCGTCAAG ctGGAGTGTCAACTCAAAGTCAAG ctGGAGTGACAAATCAAAGTCAAG ctgGATTGTCAACTCAGCGTCAAG ctGGAGTGTCAACACAAAGTCAAG ctgGATTGTCAACTCAGCGTCAAG ctGGAGTGTCAACTCAAAGTCAAG ctGGATTGTCAACTCAACAACAAG ctGGAGTGTCAACTCAAAGTCAAG ctGGAGTGTCAACTCAAAGTCAAG CTGGAATGTCAACTCAAAGTCAAG ctgGAGTATCAACTCAGCGTCAAG CTGGAGTGACACCTCAAAGTCAAG gaCCCCTCTACCCAATTGCTGGAACAATAAGCTCTCAATCAGATGATGGAAGCTCACCTGCAATTTCACTCCTACGATCCTTTAACTATTTTGGACAGTCTTACTCTCAGATTTAC GTGAACCACAACGGAGATCTGACCTTTGATGCACCATGGTATAGTTATACTCCTCAACGTTTTCCAATGTATGGAAGCAAAGACGTCATTGCTCCGTTCTGGACTGATTTAGACAACAGAGGAAATGGTGATATCTACTATATTCAGTACACCAGCGGCTCTATTCTCCAACAAGTTACACAGGACATCAATAGATACTTCCCAGCTCTTAACTTTCAGGCAAACTGGGTCTTCATAGCAACATGGCATGAAGTTGCCTATTTTCCAACAACTGGAACA CAAACAACCTTTCAGGCAGTCTTGACTACCAATGGCCAATATTCATTTGTGCTGATGAATTATGGCTCAATAGCCTCCACGTCAAGATATGTACAG GCTGGATACGATACGATCAGTTCCTCTCACCACTTCACCATCCCTGGATCATTCTCTAGTGACGCAACCGGACCTAACTCAACTTTTAGTCTTGGCAGTAATGTCAACGTACCCGGTCGCTGGGCCTTCCGTGTCGATCATGGATCATTAGTCTGTAATTTTAATG gtcaACCTGTTCAACTTGGTGACTCTTTCTGGAGTGACAGCACCTGTGCACAGAAATGCATCTGCACCAGAGCAGGGCTGCAATGCTCCAACAATCCCTGCTCCTTCTCCCAAATCTGTCGGCCAGCTGCCTTTCAGTACTCCTGCCAGACTGTGCAAAGACAAACCTGCACCGTCACTGGAGATCCACATTACTACACCTTTGACAACTCAGTGTTTCACTTTCAAGGCACATGCACTTACGTTCTGTCAGAGCAGTGTCAGAACGGACTGCCCTACTACAGAGTGGAGGGGAAGAATGGGCATCAGGGTAGCACTCATGTTTCATGGACAGTACTGGTCAAAGTCTTTGTTCATGATGAAAATATCGAGCTGGTTAAAGGACATCAAAGTCAGGCCAAG GTCAACGGAAGCTTTGTATCAACTCCGTTTTCCCTCAGAAACGGCTCTATCCAGGTTTATCAGTCAGGTTTCTCTGTGATCATCAGCACTGACTTTGGCCTGATGGTTTCTTATGACAGGTTTTTATATGTCCGAATCAGTTTGCCCTACACTTACCAAAATAGCACATGTGGGCTCTGCGGAAACTTCAACAATCGCCCTGAGGATGACTTTCGAACCCGTGAAGGTGAAGTGGTGAGCTCTGATGTGGATTTTGCCAACAGCTGGAAAGCTGCTGGTGATGATGAGCCTGGCTGTGATCCTCATTGTTCAGGTCTGGCCTGTGCTGGCTGCACAGCAGCTCAGACAGCACTGTACAGAAACTCTGCCCACTGTGGTATTCTTGAGAACAGCACAGGTCCGTTTGCTGCATGCCATCAACAACTTCCTCCAAGATCTTTTGTGGACAGCTGTGTGTATGATCTCTGTGTCAGTGGAGGGTATCAACCCATTCTGTGCCAAGCCCTAAATGTCTACTCAAGTCAGTGTCAACAAAATGGGATCCAGCCGCAAAGCTGGCGGCGTTCTGGCTTCTGTG AAATCCCCTGCCCAGCCAATAGCCACTTTGAGGCCCAGGGTACAGGATGTCCATCTACATGTGTCAACCCCAATTCCACCAACAACTGCCCCCTCCCAAACCAAGAGAGCTGTGTCTGCAATTCAGGCTACCTCCTGAGTGGAGGGGTCTGTGTCCCTCATTCTGACTGTGGCTGCAGCTTTGAGGGTCACTACTACCGCTCAGGAGAAACTGTCATACTGGATGCAGACTGTGGGAGGCGCTGTACATGCAGATTTGGCTCCATGACTTGCAGCTCTCACACCTGTGGCCAACATGAGTCCTGCAGGGTGGAGGATGGAGTAAGAGGTTGCAGACCAAACAGCTTTGCAACATGTTGGACAAGAGGCCCAGGATCATACAATACATTTGATGGAGTGATGTATCAGTACCCTGGAGCATGTCGCCTGACCCTTGCCAAAGTTATGGGATCCTCTGATCGCACACACTTCATGattactgtggaaaaagttcctCAGGGGCCACAGGGTTTCTCTAATGTGCTAAAATTTGAGGCACAGGGAACACAAGTTGCTATTGAGATGTCAAATACTAGCACCGTTAAG GTTGATGGCCAACTGACCAGACTGCCATTCAGCTCTGGATCCAACAGAATCCGTATCTTCCAAAGCAGCACTCACAGTGTCATCCTTCGCACAGCCTTTGGTGTAACTCTGCAGACTGTCTGGCCTCATTTTGTCCGTGTCACTGCACCAGGTGTCTACAGTGGTTTATTAGGTGGACTTTGTGGAAACTACAATGCTGACCAGAATGACGATTTCCGTACACCCAATGGTACTCTAGTCACTGACTCCCAGATGTTTGGGGACAGTTGGCGAGATGGCTCCCTGGCAGATCACTGTGTGGAAAGCAGACCTCGTAATCCTGCAACCAATTTACGTTCCAGTGAGTACTGTGGAGTTCTTACTTCACCCACTGGGCCCTTTACATCATGCTGGGCTGCAGTGAACCCCTGGCAGCAGGTAGATGCATGTGTAGAAATCCTCCAAGGCTCCAGAGATCCAGCATCAACGCTGTGTGAGGTCCTCCGAGATTATGCACTGATGTGTCAACATAACGATGGATCCTTGGGACAGTGGAGGAATGCAACTGGCTGTG TACCAACCTGTCCATCAAACAGTCATTATGAACTCTGTGGAAGTTCATGTCCGTCTTCCTGCCCCAGCCTCTCCTTCCCCTTCACCTGTGACACTCAGTGCCAGGAGGGATGCCAGTGTAATGATGGGTTTGTCCTCAATGGTAACCAGTGTGTGCCTCCAACATCCTGTGGATGCTTTCATGATGGACGATATCGGCAAGCTGGAGAACAGTTCTGGGATGGAGAAGCATGTCAGAGCTTTTGCACCTGTAATGGTGTAACTGGTGTAGTCCAATGTTCCCCAAATTCATGTGGACCTCAGGAGTCCTGCCATGTTGTGGGGGGTGAGTTTGGCTGCCATCCCAACCCTCATGGCACCTGCTCGGCCTCTGGAGACCCTCACTACCTGACCTTTGATGGCAAGGCTTATGACTTCCAGGGAACCTGCCGCTATGTTCTGGCAACAGTGTGCAATGACACTGTGGACCTTCACCAGTTTTCTGTGAAAGCAAAGAATGAACCGTGGTTTGGACTGCCAGTTTCTATCACGGCTGAAGTGGTTGTTGATGTCTTGGGCTATGAAGTGCGTATGTCGAGAGGCAACATTGGTACTGTGGAG GTGAATGGAATCACAAGAAACCTGCCCATTGTTTTCAATGGAAGCCTGTCAATTTTTGGAAGTGGATCTCAAACATTTGTCAACGCAGCTTTTGGACTGAGCGTCATGTATGATGGAAGTAGCACAGTGTCCATTTCGGTGCCCCCAAGCTACAG AGGAAACATGTGTGGACTTTGTGGAAACTTCAATGGAAATCAAACTGATGATTTCCACACTCCAAGTGGAGCATTGTCCAACACTGCAGATGCTTTTGGGGCAGCTTGGAAGGTTCCTGGAAACCACACCTGTAGTGACGGCTGTGGCTCTTCATGCGCACAATGCAATGATGACCGATCTGCCAGGGCCCAGTGTGAGGTGATCCGGGCAGCTGACGGCCCCTTCAGCTTCTGCCACGAGGAGGTGGATCCAGCACCATATTTCAGTGACTGCGTCTTTGATGTCTGCGTGTCGGGAAATCGAGGCAGTGATCTCCTGTGCAGGGCTCTAGAGACATACGTCAGTGCCTGTCAGTCTGCTAATGTCCGAATCTACCCTTGGAGACAAAACACCACTTGCA gaACTGAGTGCCCAGCCAACAGCCATTATGAGCTGTGTGGAACAGACTGCGGCCACACCTGTGCCAGCAGCATTGATGCTGCCTGTGACCATGTTTGCTCTGAGGGATGTTTCTGTGATGAAGGTTTTTCCAGGAGTGGAACAAGCTGTGTGCCTGTGGAGAGCTGTGGCTGTCAGCATGACGGCTTCTATTTCAAT GCCGGTGAGTCCTTCTGGACAGACGGTTGCTCCCAACAGTGTGAATGTCAAGCGCCCAATGTCCTGATCTGCAGTCCCTCATCATGCACTCCTACACAAGAGTGCACCATCAGAGATGGCCAGCTGGGCTGTTACGACGCCATGTCTACCTGTACTGTATTGGGTGACCCACACTACATCACCTTCGATGGAGCCCTAACTCATTTCCAGGGATCATGCTCTTACGTCATCACTGAAAGCTTGAGACACAGCAACAATGAAACTCAGTACAAAGTCGTGGCCACCAACAAGCACAGAGGAAACAACTTTGTGTCTTTCGTGTCATCAGTTGATATATTCCTCTCAAATCATCCAGAGAGTGCTCATGTCAGACTCGGACCGAACAAGAGAGTCAag GTAAATGGAGCAGAGGTTTCTCTTCCCACCACTGCAGGAACTTTTGGTCAGGTGATGAGGCAGGGAAGTTACATAGTGTTTAATGCTGCTGATGTCGTAGTCCAGTTTGATGGCTCCAGTACTTTACTGGTCAGGATGGGCCGCAACTACCAGAACAGAGTTAGTGGAATGTGTGGGAACTTCAATGGTGATCCCAATGATGACAAAGTTTTGCCCAATGGTACTTTGGCCCAAAACGACAACCAGTTTGGCCACAGCTGGAAATCAGAGACAAGCCAAGAAGG ATGTGGATCCACTGATCAGAGAAGTGGTGATGGACTAAGTGACTGCCGCTTCATAGAAGAatacaaagaactctgcagagTCATCACCAACACCAGTGGCCCATTCAGTTCTTGTCACCTGCATTCAAACCCCCAACCAtttttcacttcctgtgtttacGATCTCTGCCTCTATACACCAGCCAATGGCATGCTGTGTTCTGCTGTCTCTGCTTATGAGAAAACCTGCACCAATTTGGGCCTTAGCATCCCCAACTGGCGCTCTCCTTTGCGTTGTG CTGAGACTGACCCCTGTGAACAGCTGGACTGCGCAGAGTATGAGTGGTGTGGTAAGAAAAATGGTGTGTACGGCTGCTTCTGTGACGAGCAACATCATCGACCCAACAATGAGAGCTACG ACTCAAACATTGAATGCTCCAGCAGTTCTGGCACCATGTCAGTGTCTCGCTGCCAGCTGTTTGAAGCGGGCTTCCACTCCAGTGCTCTCCATCTCCATGACAGCTCTTGCAACGGGACTCTCCAGGACGGACGACTCATCTTCCATTTTGACAATGACGGCCATCTGTGTGGGACAGCTCTTAGG AGCAATGGAACTCACTTCATGTATGAGAACACTATTCAAGGGCATGTGGATCCTCATGGAGGTTTGATTAGCCGTGAGAGGAATCTTCATCTGGATTTCTCCTGTGTTTACCCTCTGGCTCAGGCTCTGTCAATGGCTGTGGGCATCAACCCTGTGGAGAG CATTTTGAGGAAGAAGCTTCCTGTTGGCACTGGATCTTATAGTGTGAGGATGATCCCCTATGAGGATGAAGGCTTCCACTTCCCCTTGAGCACTAATGGAAACATAGAACTGGAAGttgatcaaatgttttacatgGAGGTGCGAACAGAAGGGGTGGATCAGCGCCAGTTTGCCACAGTTCTGGACTCTTGCTGGGCCACGCCAGTCAACCAAGCAAACTATCCTGTCCGCTGGGATCTCATTGCTTCGCA GTGTCCTAATCCAGAAGATGGAACCGTAGAGGTGATTCAGAACGGTGTCTCCACTGTGTCTCGTTTCTCCTTCAGGATGTTCAGCTTCACCAACCACACACAGATTTACTTGCACTGCAGTGTCCACTTGTGTCTTTTGAGAAACAACAACTGCAGAGCT cattgCTACCCGGGTTACCACACTCTATTCAAGAGGGACGTATCTTACCATGACTCTTCAGCTCTGTCAATTGGACCACTGGTGCTTGTGGCACAACCAAACACTG GTGGACTAATCCAAAGAAACGGTGTGAATCGAAAGATATCGACGTCAGATGGTACAGGCCATCTGGCATCAATTGTTACCCTGATTGTCAGTTTGCTGATGACCAGAATTCTGGTCAATTAA